The Pseudomonas fulva 12-X sequence TGGCGGCGCAACTCCTTCAGCTGCTGGAGAAGTGCCTGGGAGGATACAGGTTGGCCCGCGTAACGTTGTGCTTCGAAAGCATCGATGAAGGCGTGAACGGCATCCGCCTGTTCGGGCAGCGCTTCGGCCGCACGCCGGGCAAACGCCCGCGGACCCTCGCCTGACTGGCGCCGGACCCCGTGCTGGGCCAGCAGATGCTCGAAGCGCTGGAAGATACGCAGCGTGGGGTCGCGCTCGACCCGCCAGGGCTTGAACAGCCACAGCGACAACAGCCCCAAAAGCAAACCGCCACCGCCAACCAGGGCGAGGATCAGCCGGCCGGCGTCGACCTGGCCGAACCAGCGCTGCAGGAGTTCGAACTGCTGCGCGCCCTGATAACCCAGTACCCAGCGTTGCCAGCCGTAGTTGAGCTCGTCCCAGGCCATGCGCAGCTCGTTGAGCCAGGTCAGGTTGCGGTAACGCAAGGGCGAGAACGGCGAATCGGCGAGAAAGCTCTGCTCGCCCGCCAAAGCCTGCTCCAGCCCCTGCTCGATGCGTTCGGGAGCGACCTGAAAGGTCGGGTCGACACTGGTCCAGCCCGTTTCCGGCATCCAGTATTCGACCCAGGCATGGGCATCGAACTGGCGGACCTGCACGTAGTTGCCGCTGCTGCCGAGTTCGCCGCCTTGATAACCGGCCACCACCCGGCTGGGAATGCCCGCAGCGCGCAGCACGAAGACCATGGCGCCAGCGTAATGGGCGCAGAAGCCGCTGCGCGTATCGAACAGGAACTCGTCGATGGAATCGGCGCCCAGGGTGGCTGGCGTCAGCGTGTAGACGTAGGGCTGACGATTGAAATGATTGAGCAGCGCCTCAACCAGTTGCTGATCCTGCGGATACTGGCGGCGCAGTTCCTGGGCCCAGGCGCGACTGCGCGCATCGCCCTGGGGTGGCAGGCGCAGCAGCGCCTTCAGGCGGTTCGCCGGCAGCTGCGGTTCGCGCAGGGCATCGGGCCAGGAGCTGACGTCGTAGAGTAGCGCGCGATCCACCGGGCGGACGCGTTGCAGGCGGAAGTCGCCCATCTGCCGGGTACCTTGCAGATCGGTCTGTGCCACATCGAGGCCAAACAGCCAGGGCCGCGTGGTCGGCTGCATCACCACGCTGTAGCGCAGCGCCTCGCCACGGGGCTGCCACTGCGGCGCCGGCGAGAACTGCTCCAGCGGCGACTGCGACCAGCGCCGACCATCGAAATGATCGAGCGTCAGCGCGCGCCAGTAAAGCTCGCTGCGTGCCGGCATAGGGCCCTCGAAGCTGGCGCGAAAGGCCAGTTCACCGGAGCGGGTCAGCTCGGCGATATCACCTGGCGCCATGCTGTCGGCCAGCCCGGTGACCGCGCCGCGCTCGTTGGGCACCGGCAGCGACCACAGCGGCCCCAACCGTGGAAAGAACAGAAACAGCAGCAGCATCAGCGGCAGCGCCTGAAGCAGCAGGCTGGCCGACAGGCGCAGGGTGCGCCACGGCCGCGTCGCCGTGCCGCTCTGCTGCAGGCCGATCAACGCAGCCAGCAAAGCGCAAACCGGCAGCAGGCTGAACAGCGCAACGAGCATGCCGTCATCGAACAGATAGGCGGTCACCACCACGAAGAAGCCGAGGAAGATCACCACCAGCGCATCGCGGCGAGTGCGCATTTCCAGCAGCTTGAGACAGAACGCTGCGACCAGCAGCACCACCCCGCCGTCCAGGCCGACCAAGGTGCCGCGGGACAGGAACACCCCGGCCGCTGCCAACACGATCAGGCCGATACGCACGACGAGGCTTGGGTAGCCAGCCCGCATACGGAAGATCTGGATGCGCCACAGTGCGCAGCCCAGCCATAGGCCGATCACCCAGACCGGCAGGTGGAAGGTGTGCGGCAGGATCACCAATGCCTGAGCGACCAGCAGCCAGGTCAGGCTGATGCGCGGAATGCCGGCGACGCTGCTCATGGGCGGGCTCCATGCAGCGCCAAGGCACGCAGGCATTGCTCGCGATGGCGTTCGCCGATGGCCACCGGCAGCGACTCGTTCGGCAGCTGCAGGGCGAACGGCTGCTGACGTTCGGAGAGCACCAGCACCCAGTGACAGAGCAGCGACAAGCGGCTTTCCAGATCACCGCTGAGCACCTCGAAATCCAGCAGAAGGTCACGGCCGGTCTGCGCGGCGAAGTCCTTGACCAACAATCCCTGCCCGCGCGAGTAAGCCTTCCAGTGCATCCGCCGACGCGAATCGCCGGGCTGATAGGTACGCAGTCCCTGAAAGTCATCGCTGCCCTGCCCCTGGCTGACCAGTCCGGCCTGCTCGTCATCCTCGCTGCCGCCAGCGGCCAGCGGCAGCTCGCCCTCCAGCGGCCGCGGATAGACCAGCACCGCCTGATCGAGATCGATATGACTCCAGGCGACCAGCAGCCCCAGCGGGAAACGGCTTTCCACCCGCAAGCGGCCAGGCTGCAACCAGCCGCGGCGCTCGGTCTGCAGGCTCAGCTCGCACTCGACCGAACCTTGCGCCGGCACGTCCTGCTGCTGCAGCTCGGCCGGTGGCCAGCCCAGGGCGATGGCCTCATGGGCGCGGCCGCGGCTCTCCAGGCGTACCCGTAGCCGCGCCGCCTCCCCCGCGAATACCGCGCCAGCGCCACCGGCGTGCAGCACCAGTCCGGCCAGGTTGCGGTAGGTATGCAGGATGGTCACCACGAACACCGAGCCGAGCAGAAAAGTCAGGCCATAGGCCAGGCTGCTCTGGTAGTTGATGGCGGCCAGCAGCATTACCAAAAGGGCGAACAGAAACGCCACACCCACACGGCTCGGCAGGATGAAGATGCGCCGCTGATTCAGCTGAACACTGGCCGCCGCCGGTATGCGCCTGGCCAGCCAGCGATTCCAGCGCTGCCTGAAGGCTCCGGTCAAAGCGCGGGCACCTCACGCAGTAGCCACTGCACCAGCGCGCCGCCGCCATGGCCGGCGGGGTCGGCCTGATCACGCAGGCGGTGCCCGGCAACCGACGGCAGTACTGCCTGGACGTCCTCGGGAATCACGTAATCGCGCTCGGCCAACAGCGCCCAGGCCCGTGCTGCCGCCAGCAGCGCCAGGCTGCCACGTGGCGACAGGCCCCAGGCGAACTGCGGCTGGGTACGGGTTGCCTCGACCAGGCGCAGCACGTAATCGACCAGCGCATCGCTGACCCGCACCTTCGGCACTTCGGCCTGCAGCTTTGCCAGCTCCGCGTGGTCGAGTACGGCGTCCAGCGTCGGCAGCACCGAGCGCCGTGGCTCGCCCAGCAGCAGGGCCTTTTCCGCGGCGCGGGCCGGGTAGCCCAGCGACAGGCGCATCAGAAAGCGGTCCAGCTGCGACTCCGGCAATGCGAAGGTGCCGCTCTGGCTGATCGGGTTCTGGGTGGCGATGACGAAGAACGGATCGGGCAGCGGCCGGGTCGCGCCTTCGATGGTCACCTGGCCCTCTTCCATTGCCTCGAGCAACGCGCTCTGGCTTTTCGGCGTGGCTCGGTTGATCTCGTCCGCCAGGACCAGTTCAGCGAACACCGGGCCAGGATGGAACAGGAACTGCCCGCTGTCCTTGTCGAACACCGAGGTGCCGAGAATGTCGCCGGGCAACAGGTCGGAGGTGAACTGGATACGCTGAAAGCTCAGCCCCAGCACCTTGGCCAAGGCATGACTGAGAGTGGTCTTGCCCATGCCGGGTAAATCTTCGATCAGCAGGTGACCGCGGGCCAGCAGGCAGGTCAAGGCCAGGCGCACTTGCGCTTCCTTGCCGAGCAGCACCTGGTTGATGGTATCCAGGCAGGCATCCAGTTTCGTGTGCATCGTCCACTCCTCAGGCAAGTGGCTCGATGCTACTGACCTGCAGGCAGCGGGCAAAGCGTTACGTAATCTTTGCTGACGAAACTGTGCGCCAGGCCCATGCCTGGCAGTAAAAGTTTCAAAGCCGCAGCGCAGAGCGGCTAGAGACGAAAGTGTGCGGCCATGCCCTGCAATTCACGGCTCAGCGCCGCCAGCTGCTGGCTGGAGCCGGCGTTCTCGTCCATGGCCGCAGCCGATTGCTCGCCCAGGTCGCGGATCGAGGTGACGCTGCGGTTGATGTCCTCGGCCACCGCAGTCTGCTCTTCGGCGGCGGCGGCGATCTGCTGGTTCATGCCGTGGATCACCGCAACCGAATCGGCGATCCCGGCGAGAGCCTCCTGGGTATGCCGAGCATCATGCACCACCTGCTCGACCAGCTCATCGCTCTGGCGCATGTCGGCAACCGAACGGGTGGCGCCGGCGCGTAACGTACCGAGCAGCCCCTCGATCTCCTCGGTGGATTGCTGGGTACGTCGCGCCAGCGCCCGCACTTCATCGGCGACCACCGCAAACCCGCGGCCCTGCTCGCCGGCACGGGCGGCTTCGATCGCCGCATTCAGCGCCAGCAGGTTGGTCTGCTGCGCCACGCTCTTGATGACTTCCAGCACCGCGTCGATATTGCGGGTGTCCTGGCTGAGCTGTTCGATGCCCTGGCGGGTTACCGACATGGCCGCGACCAGTTGCTCGATTCGCTGCAGGGTCGCCCGCACCACTTCGCTGCCGGCATCGACTCGCGAATCGGCCTGGGCGGTCGAAGCCGCGGCCTGTTCGGCGTTCTGCGCCACCTCGTGAACCGTCGCGGCCATCTGGGTAATCGCGGTGGCCACCAGATCGGTCTCCTCCTTTTGACCACTAACGCCCTGACGCGCCTGCTCGGTGACCGACGACAGGGTCTGCGCCGAGCTGGAAAGCTGCGCCACGCCGTGCTGCAGGCGCCCGACCATGGTGCGCAGGTCCCGCGTCATGCCTTGCATGGCCAGCAGCAATTGGCCGATCTCGTCGCTGCGCTGCACCTCGATCTCGCCGCTCAGATCCCCGGCAGCAATGCGCTGCGCCACGGCAGTGACCTGCTTGAGCGGTCGCACGATCACCCGGGTGATGATCAGCGTTGCCAGCAGGCCGACCACTAGGGCCGCCGCCGCCGCGACCAGAATCAGCAGCGCGCTGGTGCGCACCAGGGTGTGCACAGCGGCCTTTTGCTGGGCATAGGCCTGGCTGACCAGTTCGACCACCTTGTCGGCCCGTTCGACCAGCTTGGCGTGCTCCTGTTGTTGCTGCTGCAACAGCCCGGTGTACTCCTGCAGTCGCTGGTTGAAGGAGTCGATATTGCCGACCACTTCGGCCAGCACCGAGCGATAGCCCGGATCACGCAGCGCATCACGCAGCTCAGCGGCCTGTTTTTGCGCATCGACCGCTTCCTGAATGGTGGTAGTCGGCACCTCGCCGCTGCTGCGGCTATTTTCCAGCAGCACACGGGCCTGCTCCAGGGCTTGCAGGAGCAGCACGTGTACCTTGCCAATGCTGCCGGCCTGGGTGATCGAGTCGACGCCTTCGGTTCCCTGGCTGTCTTTGAGGGAATAAACACCGTCTTCGGCCAACCCATCCTTGAGCAGATCCAGGCTGTTGGCCGCACCGACCACCAGCCACTTGGCGGCATCCAGGGACAGACGCATGTTGTCGCTCTGCTCCACGTAGCGGTCGAAGACCTGCACGTACTCGGCAATATCCGCGTCGACCTGCTGCAGCGCCTGGCGTTCGCCGCCAGCCACCTGCTCGCTCAGTTGCGCCACCTGCTCACGAATCGCCTGCGCCTGCTCGTGCAGGTGCTGGGTCTGGGCGGCATCGCCGGTAATGATGAAGGCCTGCTCGGTGCGCCGCATCTGCGCGACCTTGTCGTTGATATCGCTGAAATGCTCGAGCAGGGAGAACCTCGCCCCGACATCACGTAGCGCAAAGAAGCCGGTAGCCGCCACCACCAGGGTGAGCACCAGCACCACCCCGAAGCCGATGGACAATTTGGCCGCTGTCGCCAGGCTGGCCAAGCCGCGAAGAGAAACCATTGCCGACCCTCTCGTGCTGGGCGGATGCCCTCATGCTCGCAACAGTGAGGCACGCAACTAATGGCGACAAGCCAGCAGCGAGGTGTCAGGTGCTTTTAACTAAAGAGATGTCGTTTTCAGGATATTGCCGGTCGTCGGAGAACAGGCCGATCCGACAATCGCACATCGCCACCACAAGGGCGGCGGCGCTAGAATCGGAGCGCACCCTGGCTCGCCGGCGTCGGCAGGATATCCATCATGCGCACATACTCTCGCAACCTACTTCAGCGCTCGGCACTGCTTGCGGCCGGCCTGCTGGCCAGCACTCAGGTTCTTGCAGAAATGGCGGGAGGTGAAGTGGGCATTCGCCTGACGGTGCACAGCGCCTGTCAGGTCGATAGCACCACCGAGCGCGACGCGCTGTTGCTGACCAGCCACGATTGCCGTGACGGCTACCGCGTTCGTTATCAGAACGCCGAGCTGCAGGTCGATCGCGAGGCGCTGGCGCAAGTCAGCACCCGCGTGGATGAGCGCGCACCACGCTCGCGAATCGAGCTCTACTGGTAATCAGAGCGGGCGTTGCAGGTCGAACGTATCGCGGGTACAGCTGTAAGCAGTGCCGCCCAGACGGCCGATCAGGTCGAGACGCTGCGGGTCGATGCGCCCTTTCTCATTGAGCACATCGTCACTGATATGCGCCAGCAGCACTTCGGCGAAGATCAGATGATGGTTGGACTGCCCCTGCGGGTATCCCATTATCTGCGCAACGCGGCACTCGAACGCCACTGCCGCCCCTTTCACCCGCGGCGGCGCAACGCGTTTACTGGGCAGCGAGTCGATGCCGCAATGCACGAACTCACTGGTGCTGCGCGGCAGGATAGCCGCGCTGGCGTTCATGGCTTGTGCTTGAGCAAAAGAGACCAGATGAATGACCAGCTCGCCAGTTTCCTGAGCGTTGCGCAGGGTGTCTTTCAAAGCGCCGTCGTCACGGTTACCGACGTTGACCATCAGCGTGGCCGGCTCGTCGCTGATCACCTGAAAGAAGCTGAAGGGCGCCAGGTTGGTCACCCCTTCGCTGGAAATGCTCGACACCCAGGCGATGGGCCTGGGTGTCACTGTGGATGCGAGCCAGCGGTAACGGTCCAGCGGGGTCAGGTCAGCGAAATCGAGCAGCATGAGGATCTCCGGCATTCAGATTGCCGTCAGCTTACCTCAGCAGGCGGTTAGCGGCCCGCGCGCGACTCACGAATGTAGAAACGTGCCTTCTCGGACTTGTTGGTGCAGCCGCGGTAGGCCTCGAACTGCTGCTGGGTTTTTGCAGCCGTCATCAGCGAGGCCGCCTTGGAGTAGCTGACCGTGCCGGCAAAACCTTCGGCCTTGGCCAAATCGAGTTCCTGCCAGGCCGCATCGAGTTGGGTCGCGCAGCTATCACGGTAAGAAGTGGTCGCTGAGCAGCCCGCCAACAGCGCAATCGGTAAGAGAATCCAGGCTTTCATGTCGCATACTCCAGAGGTTGGCCGGCAATCAGGTCGCCGGTGTTGTTTATGACGATAGGCTAGAGAAAAAGTGCCACTATCCGCATGCTGCACGACGCAAATTGCGTTGCCGTTGCAGTACGAATCAGGGAGAGCTGAATGAGCAAGAAAGTGGCTTTGGTACTGGGTTCGGGTGGCGCGCGTGGTTACGCGCACATTGGCGTCATCGAAGAGCTGGAAGCACGTGGCTACGAGATCGGCTGCATTGCCGGTTGTTCGATGGGTGCGGTGGTCGGCGGCATCTACGCCGCCGGCAAGCTGAAGGATTACAGCGACTGGACGCAGAGCCTGGATTATCTGGATGTGCTGCGCCTGCTGGATGTCAGCTTTCGCCTGGGCGCCATCCGTGGCGAGAAGGTCTTCGGGCGCATTCGCGATATCGTCGGCGATATCAACATCGAATCACTGAACATCCCTTTCACGGCAGTGGCCACCGACCTCACCAATCAGCAGGAAATCTGGTTTCAGGAAGGCTGCCTGCATCAGGCCATGCGCGCCTCGGCGGCGATTCCCAGCCTGTTCACGCCGGTCATTCAGGGCAAGCGCATGCTGGTCGATGGCGGCCTGCTCAATCCGCTACCCATCGTGCCGGTGGTCTCGAGCCACTGCGATCTGATTATCGCTGTCAACCTCAACTCGGCCCATCAGCAGCACTATCAGTTGCCCGTCATCGAGCGCCCCGCTGCGCTGAAGGGCCGCTTCGACCAGATGATGACGTCGCTCGGCTCACGGCTGCCCTCGCTGCGCCGCAAGAGCGGTGAGGACGATCAGCTACTGCTACTCGAAGGTGGCGCGGCGCCCAAGATGCCGGAGCAGCCCGACCTCTGGCTGCAGGAACCTGCCGATCCTCACGGTCAACAACCGACCGCTGCGCCCCAAGAGGAAAGCGCGCCCAAATCGGCAAGCGGCTCACGGGTCGCGCAGATGGCCGGCCCGGCATCGCTGCTGGAGTTGATCAACCAGAGTTTCGAGGTGATGCAGACCTCTCTCTCGCAATACAAGATCGCCGGCTATCCGCCGGATATCCTGATCAACGTGCCCAAGCGCGTGTGCCGCTTCTTCGAGTTCTACAAGGCGCCGGAGCTGATCATGCTGGGCCGGCAGATCGCCCGCGATACCCTCGACAAATACGAACGCGGCGACCGCTGAGCCAGCCCGCGATCACAACGGCGGCCGACGCTCCTCACGGGGCGGCAGGCCGGCCGGCGCCTTGTGGGCGACCCAGTCGCTGAGCAGACTATAGGCCACAGCTAGCAGCGTCGGGCCGAGGAACAGGCCCATGAAGCCGAAGGCCAGGATGCCGCCGAACACGCCGAGCAGCACCACCACCAGCGGCAGGTTGCCGCCGCGGCTGATCAGGTACGGTTTGAGGATGTTGTCCACGCCGCTGATGATGAAGAAGCCCCAGATGCCGAGGAAGATTGCCATGCCGATCTCGCCCTGCCAGATCAGCCAGCCCACAGCCGGCCCCCAGACCAGGGGTGGCACCATGATCAGGCTGCAGGCGAAGGTCAGCACGCCGAGCACCAGGGCACCGGGAATGCCGGCGATCATGAAC is a genomic window containing:
- a CDS encoding methyl-accepting chemotaxis protein; translated protein: MVSLRGLASLATAAKLSIGFGVVLVLTLVVAATGFFALRDVGARFSLLEHFSDINDKVAQMRRTEQAFIITGDAAQTQHLHEQAQAIREQVAQLSEQVAGGERQALQQVDADIAEYVQVFDRYVEQSDNMRLSLDAAKWLVVGAANSLDLLKDGLAEDGVYSLKDSQGTEGVDSITQAGSIGKVHVLLLQALEQARVLLENSRSSGEVPTTTIQEAVDAQKQAAELRDALRDPGYRSVLAEVVGNIDSFNQRLQEYTGLLQQQQQEHAKLVERADKVVELVSQAYAQQKAAVHTLVRTSALLILVAAAAALVVGLLATLIITRVIVRPLKQVTAVAQRIAAGDLSGEIEVQRSDEIGQLLLAMQGMTRDLRTMVGRLQHGVAQLSSSAQTLSSVTEQARQGVSGQKEETDLVATAITQMAATVHEVAQNAEQAAASTAQADSRVDAGSEVVRATLQRIEQLVAAMSVTRQGIEQLSQDTRNIDAVLEVIKSVAQQTNLLALNAAIEAARAGEQGRGFAVVADEVRALARRTQQSTEEIEGLLGTLRAGATRSVADMRQSDELVEQVVHDARHTQEALAGIADSVAVIHGMNQQIAAAAEEQTAVAEDINRSVTSIRDLGEQSAAAMDENAGSSQQLAALSRELQGMAAHFRL
- a CDS encoding flavin reductase family protein, coding for MLLDFADLTPLDRYRWLASTVTPRPIAWVSSISSEGVTNLAPFSFFQVISDEPATLMVNVGNRDDGALKDTLRNAQETGELVIHLVSFAQAQAMNASAAILPRSTSEFVHCGIDSLPSKRVAPPRVKGAAVAFECRVAQIMGYPQGQSNHHLIFAEVLLAHISDDVLNEKGRIDPQRLDLIGRLGGTAYSCTRDTFDLQRPL
- a CDS encoding DUF58 domain-containing protein, translating into MTGAFRQRWNRWLARRIPAAASVQLNQRRIFILPSRVGVAFLFALLVMLLAAINYQSSLAYGLTFLLGSVFVVTILHTYRNLAGLVLHAGGAGAVFAGEAARLRVRLESRGRAHEAIALGWPPAELQQQDVPAQGSVECELSLQTERRGWLQPGRLRVESRFPLGLLVAWSHIDLDQAVLVYPRPLEGELPLAAGGSEDDEQAGLVSQGQGSDDFQGLRTYQPGDSRRRMHWKAYSRGQGLLVKDFAAQTGRDLLLDFEVLSGDLESRLSLLCHWVLVLSERQQPFALQLPNESLPVAIGERHREQCLRALALHGARP
- a CDS encoding AAA family ATPase — translated: MHTKLDACLDTINQVLLGKEAQVRLALTCLLARGHLLIEDLPGMGKTTLSHALAKVLGLSFQRIQFTSDLLPGDILGTSVFDKDSGQFLFHPGPVFAELVLADEINRATPKSQSALLEAMEEGQVTIEGATRPLPDPFFVIATQNPISQSGTFALPESQLDRFLMRLSLGYPARAAEKALLLGEPRRSVLPTLDAVLDHAELAKLQAEVPKVRVSDALVDYVLRLVEATRTQPQFAWGLSPRGSLALLAAARAWALLAERDYVIPEDVQAVLPSVAGHRLRDQADPAGHGGGALVQWLLREVPAL
- a CDS encoding patatin-like phospholipase family protein, whose protein sequence is MSKKVALVLGSGGARGYAHIGVIEELEARGYEIGCIAGCSMGAVVGGIYAAGKLKDYSDWTQSLDYLDVLRLLDVSFRLGAIRGEKVFGRIRDIVGDINIESLNIPFTAVATDLTNQQEIWFQEGCLHQAMRASAAIPSLFTPVIQGKRMLVDGGLLNPLPIVPVVSSHCDLIIAVNLNSAHQQHYQLPVIERPAALKGRFDQMMTSLGSRLPSLRRKSGEDDQLLLLEGGAAPKMPEQPDLWLQEPADPHGQQPTAAPQEESAPKSASGSRVAQMAGPASLLELINQSFEVMQTSLSQYKIAGYPPDILINVPKRVCRFFEFYKAPELIMLGRQIARDTLDKYERGDR
- a CDS encoding transglutaminase TgpA family protein, yielding MSSVAGIPRISLTWLLVAQALVILPHTFHLPVWVIGLWLGCALWRIQIFRMRAGYPSLVVRIGLIVLAAAGVFLSRGTLVGLDGGVVLLVAAFCLKLLEMRTRRDALVVIFLGFFVVVTAYLFDDGMLVALFSLLPVCALLAALIGLQQSGTATRPWRTLRLSASLLLQALPLMLLLFLFFPRLGPLWSLPVPNERGAVTGLADSMAPGDIAELTRSGELAFRASFEGPMPARSELYWRALTLDHFDGRRWSQSPLEQFSPAPQWQPRGEALRYSVVMQPTTRPWLFGLDVAQTDLQGTRQMGDFRLQRVRPVDRALLYDVSSWPDALREPQLPANRLKALLRLPPQGDARSRAWAQELRRQYPQDQQLVEALLNHFNRQPYVYTLTPATLGADSIDEFLFDTRSGFCAHYAGAMVFVLRAAGIPSRVVAGYQGGELGSSGNYVQVRQFDAHAWVEYWMPETGWTSVDPTFQVAPERIEQGLEQALAGEQSFLADSPFSPLRYRNLTWLNELRMAWDELNYGWQRWVLGYQGAQQFELLQRWFGQVDAGRLILALVGGGGLLLGLLSLWLFKPWRVERDPTLRIFQRFEHLLAQHGVRRQSGEGPRAFARRAAEALPEQADAVHAFIDAFEAQRYAGQPVSSQALLQQLKELRRQLPWRWSRSP